Proteins encoded in a region of the Mucilaginibacter sabulilitoris genome:
- a CDS encoding glycoside hydrolase family 43 protein — protein sequence MHIIKNNRLVRFILLLIPVIIILSCAKKDNKAAAQTPDQPQKQTTFTNPLLASGADPWIYKKGDVYYYMSTGVSNISITKTSAVSELGKATPTVVWRAPASGPNSKNVWAPELHYLQGKWYLYYTAGASSDLATQRCFVLENSATDLLDGNWVEKGKLSDPNGDFFAIDGTILEYKEKLYFIWSGQISTSDITQRIYIAEMANPWTLKTPKVQISIPQYDWERRGSAVNEGPEILKNAAGQVFLIYSGSSCNTDDYGLGMLSLKAGGDPLNPADWTKNPKPVFSKSIDNNVFGPGHNGFFKSKDGKEDWIIYHANAQSGLGCGGGRSPRIQKFTWNTDGTPNFGVPVSTTQNLTKPSGE from the coding sequence ATGCATATCATAAAAAATAACAGATTGGTAAGGTTCATTTTATTGCTGATACCAGTAATTATTATTTTATCATGTGCTAAAAAAGATAATAAAGCTGCTGCCCAAACTCCGGACCAGCCGCAAAAACAAACAACGTTTACCAACCCGCTGCTGGCCAGCGGGGCCGATCCCTGGATATATAAAAAGGGTGATGTGTACTACTACATGAGTACAGGGGTATCTAATATTTCTATCACCAAAACTTCGGCGGTATCCGAGTTAGGTAAAGCTACCCCTACGGTGGTTTGGCGCGCCCCGGCAAGCGGCCCCAATTCTAAAAACGTATGGGCTCCTGAATTACATTACCTGCAGGGGAAATGGTATTTATACTATACAGCAGGGGCTTCATCCGATCTGGCAACACAGCGCTGTTTTGTCTTAGAAAACTCTGCCACAGATCTGCTGGATGGCAACTGGGTAGAGAAAGGCAAACTAAGCGATCCTAATGGCGATTTTTTTGCCATCGATGGTACTATATTGGAATACAAAGAAAAACTGTATTTTATCTGGAGCGGGCAGATCTCCACGTCAGACATTACCCAGCGCATCTATATAGCCGAAATGGCAAACCCCTGGACGCTGAAAACTCCAAAAGTTCAAATTTCTATACCGCAGTATGATTGGGAGAGAAGAGGCTCGGCTGTTAATGAAGGTCCGGAGATACTGAAGAACGCGGCAGGACAGGTGTTCCTTATTTATTCGGGCAGCAGCTGCAATACCGACGATTATGGTTTGGGTATGCTCAGCCTTAAAGCAGGTGGCGATCCGCTGAACCCGGCCGACTGGACTAAGAACCCCAAGCCTGTATTTAGCAAGAGTATCGACAATAACGTGTTTGGGCCGGGGCACAATGGCTTTTTTAAATCAAAGGATGGCAAAGAAGACTGGATAATTTATCACGCGAATGCGCAAAGCGGTTTGGGATGCGGTGGAGGAAGAAGTCCACGGATACAAAAGTTCACCTGGAATACCGATGGTACGCCAAATTTTGGTGTGCCGGTAAGTACAACCCAAAACTTGACAAAACCTTCAGGAGAGTAA
- a CDS encoding glycoside hydrolase family 172 protein — translation MRSLKYISIVLVLAFTLPLHAQEMTMLTQIKKGIKSKRVSSYDQSGDNHDNLQNIKTGEKRTIFDVKGAGIINHIWITMAPEPRFLSRNDVIIRMYWDGNNYPSVESPIGPFFGQGWQESYLFTSAPLLATPSDGNGMVSYFAMPFAKGARIEIENQSGKDIKAFYFYVDYAEMKKLPENTGRFHAWYNKQLTGSVDSIENEHWMFGSNKPNKTGKDNYVIADIKGKGHFVGVNYYVNSPTPYWYGEGDDMIFIDGNDTPALNGTGTEDYFNTSWGAPKTPYSTPYFGYAKVNNNIGFLGKTHIYRFNIADPVYFDNSFRFTIEHGSNNVLTLDLASVAYWYQDKASPVPQIPDADARKPMPAIGPGDIHRWRNEWRKSKGNDPKLWGN, via the coding sequence ATGAGATCGTTAAAATACATATCCATAGTGTTAGTACTGGCATTTACGTTACCGCTGCATGCTCAGGAAATGACAATGCTTACCCAGATTAAAAAAGGTATAAAATCAAAGCGCGTAAGCAGCTATGACCAAAGCGGCGATAATCATGACAACCTGCAGAATATAAAAACCGGTGAAAAGCGTACCATTTTTGACGTTAAAGGAGCAGGCATCATCAACCATATCTGGATCACTATGGCACCGGAACCCCGGTTTTTGAGCCGTAATGATGTTATCATCCGCATGTATTGGGATGGTAACAATTATCCTTCGGTTGAGTCACCAATCGGGCCGTTTTTTGGGCAGGGATGGCAGGAGTCGTACCTCTTCACATCTGCCCCGTTGCTGGCCACGCCATCTGACGGTAATGGAATGGTAAGCTATTTTGCTATGCCATTTGCAAAGGGCGCGAGGATTGAGATCGAAAATCAATCGGGTAAGGATATCAAGGCATTTTACTTTTATGTTGATTATGCCGAAATGAAAAAGCTGCCCGAAAATACTGGCAGGTTTCACGCCTGGTATAACAAGCAGCTAACCGGATCGGTTGATAGCATAGAAAATGAACACTGGATGTTTGGCTCCAATAAACCCAATAAAACAGGTAAGGATAATTATGTGATAGCAGATATTAAAGGCAAGGGGCACTTTGTTGGGGTAAACTATTATGTGAACTCCCCAACGCCTTATTGGTATGGTGAGGGTGATGATATGATATTTATTGATGGTAACGATACGCCTGCATTAAATGGCACCGGTACGGAAGATTATTTTAATACCTCCTGGGGCGCTCCCAAAACCCCATATTCCACACCTTATTTTGGTTACGCTAAGGTGAATAACAATATAGGTTTTTTGGGTAAAACACATATTTACCGTTTCAATATTGCCGATCCGGTTTACTTCGATAACTCCTTCAGGTTTACTATAGAGCACGGGAGTAATAATGTACTCACACTTGATCTGGCCAGTGTTGCTTACTGGTATCAGGACAAGGCCTCACCGGTGCCACAAATACCCGATGCTGATGCCCGCAAGCCTATGCCCGCCATCGGCCCGGGCGATATCCATCGCTGGCGCAACGAGTGGCGTAAAAGCAAAGGCAACGACCCGAAACTATGGGGTAATTAA
- a CDS encoding glycoside hydrolase family 172 protein, whose product MKKIIFKVLLLVAIVNSAANAQVLNNDLSALSQIQQGLTSKRVSSYDHTGGTDDFIKVANDEKKTIFEVKGTGIINHIWITMAPDPGALNRNDIIIKMYWDGKQYPSVISPIGPFFGQGWNESYQYSSLPLSASPVEGRGMVCYFTMPFSNGARIEIENQSGRAIDNFYYSIDYVAMDKLPANTGRFHSWYNKQLTETSKTEGENEWGIFGKSGNNLNGERNYVIADIKGKGHFVGVNYYVNSPTPMWYGEGDEMIFIDGATSPTLNGTGTEDYFNTAWCPKTAFSNPYYGYPRVNNDIGWLGRTHLYRFHITDPLYFNKAFKFTIEHGHNNVLTLDLASVAYWYQSEASPVPPIPDKEVRKPMPLINIGDIHRWRNEWRKSKGNDPKLWGN is encoded by the coding sequence GTGAAAAAAATAATTTTTAAGGTTTTACTGCTTGTAGCTATTGTCAATAGTGCTGCAAACGCGCAGGTATTGAATAATGACCTGTCAGCTCTGTCGCAAATACAACAGGGCCTTACATCCAAAAGGGTAAGCAGTTACGATCACACCGGTGGCACGGATGATTTTATCAAGGTAGCCAATGACGAGAAGAAGACCATTTTTGAGGTGAAGGGTACGGGTATCATCAACCACATCTGGATTACGATGGCTCCCGATCCAGGAGCGTTGAACCGCAATGATATCATCATCAAAATGTATTGGGATGGTAAGCAGTATCCATCAGTAATATCACCTATAGGCCCTTTCTTTGGTCAGGGTTGGAACGAGTCATATCAATACAGTTCCTTACCACTTTCTGCAAGCCCGGTTGAAGGGCGGGGTATGGTATGTTATTTTACCATGCCCTTCAGCAACGGCGCCCGTATTGAAATAGAAAATCAATCGGGCAGGGCTATAGATAATTTTTACTACAGTATTGACTATGTGGCTATGGATAAGCTGCCGGCCAATACCGGGCGTTTTCATAGCTGGTATAACAAACAACTAACCGAAACTTCCAAAACAGAAGGTGAAAATGAATGGGGCATTTTTGGCAAATCGGGCAATAACCTGAACGGAGAGAGAAATTATGTTATCGCCGATATTAAGGGCAAAGGCCATTTTGTAGGCGTAAACTATTACGTCAATTCACCAACCCCGATGTGGTACGGCGAGGGTGATGAAATGATATTCATTGACGGGGCAACCTCTCCAACGCTAAACGGCACCGGTACCGAGGATTATTTTAATACCGCATGGTGCCCAAAAACAGCTTTCTCCAATCCTTATTATGGCTATCCGAGGGTAAATAATGATATAGGCTGGCTTGGGCGTACGCACTTGTACAGGTTTCATATTACCGATCCCTTATATTTCAACAAAGCCTTTAAGTTCACTATTGAACACGGGCATAACAATGTGCTCACGCTTGACCTGGCAAGTGTAGCGTACTGGTATCAAAGTGAAGCATCCCCGGTTCCACCTATTCCTGATAAAGAAGTTCGCAAACCTATGCCGCTGATCAATATTGGCGATATACACCGCTGGCGTAATGAGTGGCGTAAGAGTAAGGGCAATGATCCAAAACTGTGGGGTAATTAA
- a CDS encoding glutamine amidotransferase, translating into MRAKKEFRSKEEHVLYLGDWVFHVGPTFIETPFGTETKDADLHFYGERLTEALEYLVDVTPLANWELYRLEPGKLEEHLEQSVSLIISDVEAKCFHLYPSFFDRARRENKIVTFPDRLNVIKEWINDGGGLMMLGGWLSFSGVQAKSGWGRSSLKDALPVDCLLIEDLVESSAGFTAEVLVPDHPVVKGLAWDKFPPIFGYNEVNEKPEGQVLVRIKETGHPLVVVGEYGKGRVLTYMSDPAPHWGINFELWESYDQFWQQSLNWVKKKN; encoded by the coding sequence ATGAGAGCAAAAAAAGAGTTCAGATCAAAAGAAGAACATGTATTATATCTTGGCGACTGGGTATTTCACGTTGGCCCTACATTTATCGAAACCCCCTTTGGAACAGAAACAAAAGATGCCGACCTGCACTTTTACGGTGAACGCCTTACTGAAGCATTAGAATATCTGGTTGATGTTACTCCTTTGGCTAACTGGGAGTTATACCGCCTGGAACCTGGGAAATTGGAAGAACACCTGGAGCAGTCTGTAAGTTTGATTATCAGTGATGTTGAGGCTAAGTGTTTTCATCTGTATCCCAGCTTTTTTGACCGTGCAAGGCGCGAAAACAAAATAGTAACCTTTCCCGACAGGTTAAATGTGATCAAGGAATGGATCAATGACGGTGGCGGCTTAATGATGCTGGGCGGCTGGCTGTCATTTAGTGGTGTGCAGGCTAAATCGGGCTGGGGCAGGAGCAGCTTGAAAGATGCTTTACCGGTGGATTGTCTACTGATTGAAGATCTGGTAGAGTCATCGGCAGGATTTACAGCCGAAGTGCTTGTACCCGATCATCCTGTAGTTAAAGGATTGGCATGGGATAAGTTCCCGCCCATATTTGGTTATAATGAAGTTAATGAGAAACCTGAAGGGCAGGTGCTTGTGCGTATTAAGGAAACCGGGCATCCGCTGGTTGTGGTTGGTGAATATGGCAAGGGCAGGGTATTAACTTACATGTCTGACCCGGCTCCACACTGGGGTATCAATTTTGAACTGTGGGAAAGTTATGACCAGTTCTGGCAGCAATCATTAAACTGGGTTAAAAAGAAAAACTAA
- a CDS encoding sodium:solute symporter family transporter gives MNWNQLDIWIVVGYLVLMFGLSLWHRRFASTNLENFFLGGRKIPGWLNGISYTAALVSPDAATGYGGLAVVTGAFISWWYLSRFGLALFIGGVLFAVFWRRLNLFTSLEFYGLRFPSKAASAMRIWIAVRTSLIAMPAWTGITLLAAFKIMGPAFGLTKVETLYLVVPVSFLFVFFSGYKGVVISNLIQMSIFFIGTITLAGLTLAHFGGPIAMTAAISHVFGATHPEMLQMTPPAKHDVFPLAAAMAWMFGQSIGYGGDAAPMGGAMEGQRILSTRTPSEALTMYVVTAISMFVLLLLVTLPSISAAVIWPELRNAGADRELVYGRLMKEMLPHGAMGLLVAAMMAATMSVVGDNLNFGSQVLVSDIYRKWFVRSASEKHYMLIGKVGMAIIISLAIAVVFNVSIITDVAIFMLQLSAAELPANWAQWWWWRFNGPARVAASFGGAGIFCIVVLGPKLLLWLGVAGAQNLVLPWWWSTLLVMALTTILWITVALLTKPDPDKLLNDFYQRVHPLGFWKPFRVKHGSAPLSNIVKPIFRGLGVAVVGFAATSLLIQGLTEAWFGHYFGSLAELIICIVLFIVFKRTAKSYLDYLSVRTAKNTEAESPEKTTLSVIE, from the coding sequence ATGAACTGGAACCAATTAGATATTTGGATAGTAGTAGGCTACTTAGTGCTCATGTTTGGCCTGTCGCTCTGGCACCGGCGTTTTGCTTCAACCAATCTCGAAAACTTTTTCCTGGGCGGGCGCAAAATACCGGGCTGGTTAAACGGCATATCCTATACCGCCGCGCTGGTTAGTCCGGATGCGGCTACAGGTTACGGAGGATTGGCGGTTGTAACAGGCGCTTTCATTTCATGGTGGTACCTGAGCAGGTTTGGCCTGGCATTGTTTATTGGCGGGGTGCTCTTTGCTGTTTTCTGGCGACGTTTAAACCTGTTCACCTCGCTTGAGTTTTACGGCTTAAGGTTTCCGTCAAAAGCGGCATCAGCTATGCGCATTTGGATAGCGGTACGCACTTCGCTGATCGCTATGCCCGCCTGGACAGGTATAACACTGCTTGCTGCTTTCAAGATCATGGGCCCCGCATTTGGTCTCACTAAAGTCGAAACCCTGTATCTGGTAGTTCCTGTATCTTTCCTGTTCGTTTTCTTTTCGGGCTATAAAGGGGTGGTGATCTCCAACCTCATTCAAATGAGCATTTTTTTTATCGGCACTATCACCCTTGCCGGGCTTACGCTTGCGCATTTTGGCGGGCCCATTGCCATGACCGCAGCTATTTCGCATGTATTTGGTGCAACCCACCCCGAAATGCTGCAAATGACACCGCCTGCAAAGCATGATGTATTCCCTTTAGCTGCCGCCATGGCCTGGATGTTTGGACAAAGTATTGGCTACGGCGGCGATGCCGCCCCAATGGGCGGGGCAATGGAAGGGCAGCGCATTTTATCAACCCGCACGCCATCTGAGGCATTAACCATGTACGTGGTTACAGCAATAAGCATGTTTGTGCTGCTGTTGCTGGTTACGCTGCCAAGCATATCCGCTGCAGTGATCTGGCCCGAATTGCGTAACGCGGGTGCCGACCGGGAGTTGGTTTATGGCCGGTTAATGAAAGAGATGCTGCCGCATGGGGCAATGGGACTGCTGGTTGCAGCTATGATGGCAGCTACCATGTCTGTAGTGGGCGACAACCTGAATTTTGGCAGCCAGGTATTGGTGAGCGACATATACCGCAAATGGTTTGTGCGCTCGGCAAGCGAAAAACATTATATGCTCATTGGTAAAGTAGGTATGGCCATCATTATTTCGCTGGCTATAGCCGTGGTATTTAATGTAAGTATTATTACCGATGTAGCCATATTTATGCTGCAGCTAAGCGCAGCCGAATTGCCCGCCAATTGGGCACAATGGTGGTGGTGGCGTTTTAACGGGCCTGCACGCGTAGCCGCCTCATTCGGTGGGGCAGGGATTTTCTGTATCGTTGTTTTAGGCCCTAAACTATTGTTATGGCTGGGTGTAGCCGGCGCGCAAAATCTGGTGCTGCCATGGTGGTGGTCAACCTTGCTGGTAATGGCTCTAACCACTATACTCTGGATAACTGTGGCCTTGCTAACCAAACCCGATCCTGATAAGTTATTGAATGATTTTTATCAGCGTGTGCACCCGCTGGGGTTCTGGAAACCATTCAGGGTAAAACACGGTTCGGCACCATTATCAAACATTGTAAAACCTATATTCAGAGGTTTGGGGGTGGCGGTAGTTGGTTTTGCGGCTACATCCTTGCTTATCCAGGGGCTTACCGAGGCCTGGTTCGGGCATTATTTCGGGAGCCTCGCAGAGCTTATAATATGTATTGTGCTATTTATTGTATTTAAACGAACAGCAAAATCATACCTCGATTATTTATCTGTCCGCACTGCAAAAAATACAGAGGCTGAATCCCCCGAGAAAACAACATTATCAGTAATAGAATAA
- a CDS encoding RagB/SusD family nutrient uptake outer membrane protein, with the protein MNKQLTLGFWMCMVIITFTSCKKILDKPPLDHITDQQLNFTATEMKLYSNQFYPAFPGWAPNVYTGGIFWLDNSSDNMVHGNYNYNSQLAGTGVVPASGGGWDWGNIRAVNYFLANYHKSPDAPATTNTYVGEMYFWRAWFYFNMLKAFGDLPWYNKPLNVDDMEALQAPRLKRNIIADSILNDLDKAVNLLAIPGKEEPLRLNKGAALTFQSRVALYEGTWEKYHAGTSFGVTGNDYAKYLRKAADAAGALIDANYYSITPITNDPKFGYWRLFNQKDLSTNKEMILWKKFDKALNLIHFGQNMLAYGGGNTGLSKQLIDYYLCTDGKPIAVSSLYKGDNTTADQVTNRDPRLSQTILLHGYPRIIANGDTTGKFNLPDINQPGDGRCTTGFEIFKGIAPDDADGTGSSTASIIFRYAEALLNFAEAKVELGEGTQDVLDKTINVLRDRVSMPHLTAGVGFTDPNWEFKSISPLLNEVRRERRIELAIEGYRFDDLMRWGATQLIKRPLYGAKYQQFVGQPFNPPLSNIPVSSDGYIFPLKNSPAVNGWQFNPDRDYLLPIPSNELVLNKNLKQNPGW; encoded by the coding sequence ATGAATAAGCAACTGACATTAGGTTTTTGGATGTGTATGGTAATTATAACTTTTACCTCCTGTAAAAAAATATTAGATAAACCACCCCTTGACCACATTACCGATCAGCAATTGAATTTTACAGCTACAGAAATGAAACTGTACTCCAACCAGTTTTACCCGGCGTTTCCGGGATGGGCGCCGAATGTTTATACCGGGGGGATATTCTGGCTGGATAATTCGTCAGACAATATGGTGCATGGCAATTACAACTACAATTCGCAATTGGCGGGCACAGGTGTTGTGCCTGCCTCAGGTGGCGGTTGGGATTGGGGCAACATCCGGGCAGTGAATTATTTCCTGGCCAATTACCATAAATCGCCGGATGCGCCTGCAACAACTAATACCTACGTGGGCGAAATGTATTTCTGGCGGGCATGGTTCTACTTTAATATGCTTAAGGCGTTTGGCGATTTACCCTGGTACAACAAGCCGCTTAATGTTGATGATATGGAAGCCTTGCAGGCGCCAAGGCTCAAACGGAACATCATAGCCGATTCTATTTTGAATGATCTGGATAAGGCGGTGAACCTGTTGGCTATTCCGGGTAAAGAAGAGCCGTTGCGGTTAAATAAGGGAGCGGCGCTAACTTTCCAATCAAGGGTAGCATTGTACGAAGGCACCTGGGAAAAGTACCATGCCGGAACATCTTTTGGCGTAACAGGTAACGATTATGCTAAATACCTCCGGAAAGCAGCTGACGCAGCCGGAGCGCTTATCGATGCTAATTATTATTCCATTACCCCAATTACCAATGATCCAAAATTTGGTTACTGGCGCCTGTTCAATCAAAAAGATCTTTCAACCAATAAAGAAATGATCTTATGGAAAAAGTTTGATAAGGCGCTGAACCTTATACATTTCGGACAAAATATGCTAGCTTATGGCGGCGGTAATACCGGCTTGTCAAAACAACTGATTGATTATTATTTGTGTACCGATGGTAAACCCATAGCAGTAAGTAGTTTATATAAAGGCGATAATACTACAGCCGACCAGGTAACCAACCGCGATCCAAGGCTTTCACAAACGATACTGCTGCATGGTTATCCAAGAATTATAGCTAATGGCGACACTACCGGCAAGTTTAACCTACCGGATATTAACCAGCCAGGCGATGGCCGTTGTACCACAGGCTTTGAAATTTTTAAAGGTATAGCGCCGGATGACGCCGACGGAACCGGCAGCTCAACCGCGAGTATCATATTCAGATATGCGGAGGCGCTTTTAAATTTCGCCGAAGCTAAAGTTGAATTAGGCGAAGGTACTCAGGACGTGCTCGACAAAACCATCAATGTGCTGCGCGACAGGGTTAGCATGCCGCATTTAACTGCCGGCGTAGGTTTTACAGACCCCAACTGGGAATTTAAAAGCATATCACCACTGTTGAACGAAGTAAGACGCGAGCGCCGGATAGAACTGGCTATTGAAGGTTATCGCTTTGACGACCTGATGCGCTGGGGCGCTACCCAACTAATTAAGAGACCGTTGTACGGCGCAAAATACCAGCAATTTGTAGGGCAGCCGTTTAATCCGCCTTTATCAAACATTCCGGTTTCAAGTGATGGATATATTTTTCCGCTGAAAAACAGTCCTGCGGTTAACGGCTGGCAGTTTAACCCCGACCGGGATTATTTACTGCCCATACCATCAAATGAACTGGTGCTTAATAAAAACCTGAAACAAAACCCGGGCTGGTAA